In one window of candidate division KSB1 bacterium DNA:
- a CDS encoding sodium/solute symporter (Members of the Solute:Sodium Symporter (SSS), TC 2.A.21 as described in tcdb.org, catalyze solute:Na+ symport. Known solutes for members of the family include sugars, amino acids, nucleosides, inositols, vitamins, urea or anions, depending on the system.) has product MSLFDWIVIALYLTGTIILGLWVSKKQENLKDFFLGGRSIPWWAALLSMVATEISAATFLGAPEQGYIRDMTYMQFSIGTVLARFVIAAVFLGVFYRFQVYTIYGYLTHRFGAPTHTSVAGVFLLGRLFASGARLFIASIAINVATGLDMTSSIIILAIVAIAYTWLGGIKAVIWTDVAQAVILVGGGIITVLSLISHIPLSFSEIIDQVAEAGKFRVFDFRWTTLDGGSAALLNPYHFIPAVIGGFFLTMATHGTDHDMVQRLLTCKNSKEGKRSLWMSGFLSVMVALLFIFIGQLLFVYVTQLPTGHHMVEIADQLRASGKNGHFFLHYIVEILPMGITGLVLASVFAAAMSSLDSALNAMSATVVTDFYKPYFRKNADSKHYLKVSRLATILIGALLVGAALLVVYYYEANPETDLLSIALGVMTLFYGALLGIFLIGLLMKSRGSTVSNIVGMALSIIVIILIKYNTSLAWPWFIVIGTLITFIISFLGRTASVIVRKFELENNSNIEMNG; this is encoded by the coding sequence ATGTCCCTCTTTGACTGGATTGTAATTGCCCTTTATTTGACTGGAACCATCATATTAGGGCTTTGGGTGAGTAAAAAGCAGGAAAATTTAAAGGACTTTTTTTTAGGTGGGCGCAGTATCCCGTGGTGGGCAGCACTTCTTTCAATGGTAGCTACTGAAATTAGTGCGGCCACATTCCTTGGAGCGCCGGAGCAAGGCTATATAAGAGATATGACCTATATGCAGTTTTCAATAGGGACTGTATTAGCCCGGTTTGTAATAGCTGCAGTTTTCCTGGGTGTTTTTTACCGGTTTCAAGTTTACACAATATATGGATATTTAACCCATCGTTTTGGAGCACCTACACACACATCCGTTGCAGGTGTATTTTTGTTAGGTAGATTGTTTGCCAGCGGCGCCCGGTTGTTTATAGCATCTATAGCCATTAATGTTGCCACAGGTCTGGATATGACATCTTCAATCATCATTCTTGCTATTGTAGCCATCGCTTATACCTGGCTTGGCGGAATAAAAGCAGTAATTTGGACTGATGTTGCACAAGCTGTTATACTTGTCGGGGGTGGAATTATAACTGTCTTGAGTTTGATCAGTCATATTCCTTTATCTTTCAGTGAAATTATTGACCAGGTTGCAGAAGCTGGTAAGTTCAGGGTTTTCGATTTTAGGTGGACTACACTTGATGGCGGCTCAGCGGCCTTGTTGAATCCGTATCATTTTATCCCGGCAGTCATTGGTGGATTTTTCCTAACGATGGCTACTCACGGCACTGATCATGATATGGTCCAGCGCTTACTTACATGCAAAAATAGTAAAGAAGGTAAACGATCTTTATGGATGAGTGGCTTTCTCAGTGTGATGGTTGCACTCCTTTTTATTTTTATAGGACAATTACTTTTTGTATATGTAACTCAATTGCCAACCGGTCACCATATGGTTGAAATTGCAGACCAATTACGAGCTTCAGGAAAAAACGGTCATTTTTTTCTCCATTATATTGTTGAAATTCTTCCTATGGGTATTACCGGGCTTGTTTTAGCATCTGTATTTGCTGCAGCCATGTCTAGCCTAGATTCAGCGTTAAATGCGATGAGCGCTACAGTTGTAACCGACTTTTACAAACCATATTTTAGGAAAAATGCAGATTCAAAGCATTATCTGAAAGTTTCCCGTTTAGCAACGATATTGATTGGTGCACTATTAGTGGGAGCAGCATTACTGGTAGTTTATTATTACGAGGCTAATCCTGAAACAGATTTGTTGAGTATTGCACTTGGGGTCATGACTCTTTTCTATGGAGCGCTATTAGGTATATTTTTAATTGGATTATTAATGAAATCCAGAGGCAGTACGGTAAGCAATATTGTTGGTATGGCTTTAAGCATTATTGTAATCATTCTCATTAAATACAACACTAGCCTTGCATGGCCATGGTTTATAGTAATTGGTACGTTGATTACTTTCATTATATCATTCCTAGGGAGAACAGCTTCTGTTATTGTTAGGAAATTCGAATTAGAAAATAATTCAAACATTGAAATGAATGGTTAA